The sequence CTCCTCGTTGTCGAATGGCCAGGTGTGAACCTCAAGGCCTCTCATTCCGGCGGCACCGAAGGGCATGTGGCTTATGTGCCCTCCGTGGCTGGTGTGAAGGACTATCGCCTTGTCTCCAGGCTGGGTGAGGCCGAAGAAGACGGCCTGGTTGGCGTTGGTTCCAGAAATCGGCCTGAGGTCGGCGAAGTCGCTTCCGAAGAGCTTGGTAAAGAGCTCCACTCCAATCAGCTCGACCTCGTCAACGTACTTACAGCCCTGGTAGTAGCGCTGCTTTGGCCAGCCCTCGGCGTACTTGTGCATGAAACCGCTCGCAACGGCGCGGGTGACGCTCGGAGAAGTCACGTTTTCACTGGCTATCAGGTTTATCGTGTGCTTCCTCCAGTGCTCGTGGTCCTCAATAAAGTTCAGAACCTTGTCACGGTATTCACGGTAGCTCATGGTGGACACCTCGATTGTGCTTCGAACGACGGGGATATAAACCTTACTTTTTTCTTCTGAAAGCCTTGCCCCTTTAGGGTGGGGATGCGGTAATTGAGGGTTTAGCTCTTTTAGACCGAAACCTTTTTAAACCTTGCCAGCGTAATAGGGTCTCAAAGAGGCCATCGTAAGGTAACCCGATGAGGTGAGGGGTTTCACGTTACCCTCTAGCATTGGAGGGTTGACGCTGTTAAGCGTCCTTTCAAAAACCGCCCTTGGGCGGTTAAAAACTCTAAGGGTGGCCTCTGAGCAATAACCCCAATCCGCTCTGCGGTAGGGGTAACGGGCCCGAGACCGGGCCTGCGGGCTGAGTCGAAACCGGCGACGGGAGTAGGTTATGGGCCCGCAAACCTCCCCACCACTGGTGAGGGGTTAAACCGAACCCTCGCCCTAGCCGGGGAGGAGGTCAGCACAGGTGTCCACGCGAACAAAAAAGTGCATCAATGGAGGCGCTCAGCGGCGCCTCAACCGATCAACGAGCCAGATTAGTATGGGCAGGACTATGAAGGCCATTAAATCTCCAGTATCGCCCGCGAAGGCTAAAACGTCCGCGAAGTTCCTGACACCTGCGAAGTAAACGAGGGCTGGCGGAATGACCGTTAGGCCCCATGCCACCGGCCTCTTGAGCCCTACGAACTCCTCGCTGTTGCTCTGTTGTGCCAGGGCAATTCCTATGTAGCTCGTGGTTATAGCCAAGAGGGGGATTAGGTTGCCTACGACCCTCCCGAAGTGTCCGTAGAGGGTTTCAAGTCCCTGGGTCGCTATCTGGGGCGTATCCCTGCCGAAGGCTAGAAGGAACGCCGTCATAAACACCGCGTAGATTGCGGTCGGAATAATAAACGCCCAGACGAGTACTTTCTTGGTCTCCTCGTAGCTCCCAAGGCCCTTGTAGACGTCGGGAACGACTGTGTGACAGCCCAGGGCGAAGATAGCAACGCCGGTGATGCTTAAGATTCCAGAGAGGTCTGTGTAGAGGCCGTTGCTCAGCTTGGCGTGGGGGACAAGCATTGCTGTCACGGCTATGAAGAGCGCCAGCATAACGTAGCTCATGGCCAGCTCCGTCTTTCCGCTGGCTTCGAGGCCGTGATAGACGACAAGCGAAGCTAAAACCCAAAAGATGAACGCGCCTACTGTCTCACTTATCCCGAAGAGGCCCGCGAAGACGCTTCCAATTCCAGCTATGTAGGCAAGAATCGCCCCGAAGCTCATTATGGAGATGCTCACGTACATCAGCCAGCCTCCGGCCTTTCCGAGGACGCGCTGGGCGATGGTGCTCATCTGGGCCCCACCCATTCCTGCCGAGAACTTGAGGACAATGAGGCCGGTCCAGAGCATTAGGAGCATTACTCCTGTGAGGACGGCCAGAGCGGGGATTAGGCCAACCTTACTGGCGGCGTAGGGTAAACCGAGCACTCCTGCACCTATTTGAGTCCCCACAAGTATCGCAAGGGCTTCTATTCTCGCCGAATAATAGCGACCGTGTGAAGTTGTGATCCGTTTCCTATCAACTCCCTCTGAAATTGGCATTTCTCTCACCCCCACTCCAACGCTCCAATGAGCACATTTAAATCCTTCCACGGAAACCCGAATAGAGACCCAAAAAACGTTCGAGTACTCTGCCTTCTTCAAAAAATGGATTTGGATTCATCGTACTTCGGGAAAAGATTTAAACCCTGCATTCCAAACTCAATCATGCTCTGCGAAGAGGCAGGTAGGATTCTGACTAAGGCAAAGTTTGCGATCGCTTTCACGGGCGCTGGAATAAGTGCAGAAAGCGGGGTTCCTACTTTTAGGGACGCCAACGGGCTGTGGAAGAACTACCGGCCGGAAGATCTCGCGACTCCAGAAGCTTTCAGGAGGAATCCTCGGCTCGTCTGGGAGTTCTACAGGTGGAGGATGAAACTAATATCAAAGGCAAGGCCCAACAGGGCCCATTTAGCTCTCGCAAGGCTCGAAGAGATGGGGATTCTCAAGGCTGTGATAACCCAGAACGTTGATGACCTCCACCGCGAGGCAGGTACCAAAAACCTGATAGAGCTCCACGGCAACATCTTCCGGGTTCGCTGTACGGCATGCTCCTACAGAGAAAACCTAAAGGAAAGCGAAAGGCTTGAAGAGCTCTTATCCTCGGATGAGCTCCCAAAATGTCCCCGCTGCGGTTCTCTCCTTAGACCAGACGTGGTCTGGTTTGGGGAGGCCCTCCCAAAGGGGGCCCTTGAGAAGGCGTTCGAACTGGCCTCTAAGGCCGACGTCGTCCTGGTCATAGGAACGAGCGGCGTTGTTTACCCTGCCGCGTACATCCCGTACATCGTCAAGGAGCACGGCGGAAGGGTGATAGAGGTAAACCCCCGCAGGAG is a genomic window of Thermococcus guaymasensis DSM 11113 containing:
- a CDS encoding aromatic amino acid transport family protein encodes the protein MPISEGVDRKRITTSHGRYYSARIEALAILVGTQIGAGVLGLPYAASKVGLIPALAVLTGVMLLMLWTGLIVLKFSAGMGGAQMSTIAQRVLGKAGGWLMYVSISIMSFGAILAYIAGIGSVFAGLFGISETVGAFIFWVLASLVVYHGLEASGKTELAMSYVMLALFIAVTAMLVPHAKLSNGLYTDLSGILSITGVAIFALGCHTVVPDVYKGLGSYEETKKVLVWAFIIPTAIYAVFMTAFLLAFGRDTPQIATQGLETLYGHFGRVVGNLIPLLAITTSYIGIALAQQSNSEEFVGLKRPVAWGLTVIPPALVYFAGVRNFADVLAFAGDTGDLMAFIVLPILIWLVDRLRRR
- the cobB gene encoding NAD-dependent protein deacetylase, coding for MLCEEAGRILTKAKFAIAFTGAGISAESGVPTFRDANGLWKNYRPEDLATPEAFRRNPRLVWEFYRWRMKLISKARPNRAHLALARLEEMGILKAVITQNVDDLHREAGTKNLIELHGNIFRVRCTACSYRENLKESERLEELLSSDELPKCPRCGSLLRPDVVWFGEALPKGALEKAFELASKADVVLVIGTSGVVYPAAYIPYIVKEHGGRVIEVNPRRSGITPIADVFIPKPAGEGMGKILEVVEGLVYGKSSGDRVQP